A genome region from bacterium includes the following:
- the cpaB gene encoding Flp pilus assembly protein CpaB, translated as MDRSKSIMLLGLAMVISLILTICILKYIELSPLGETSRERVIIATAARNLKWGEILTKELIKGAPFLKESLPTDKKTGKNLFFTDPSKLVNRIIRYPVKAGEPILESRLAPITSDSGGMAAVIDKEKRAMAVKVDKVIGVSGFIFPGHRVDVLVTLREQDPEKRDSGPITKTVLENIQVLASGTQMAVETEVGRDGKKQEKAVEVDVITLEVTPDEGEKLALAATEGKIQLALRSCSNIAFIPTRGITIPDLLASCRDSNAPQLKPVVKTGKIVKKRGTGKKGGKKVAGLLALPPTSVKSPFTVELIKGDKISEVTFE; from the coding sequence ATGGATAGGAGTAAATCAATCATGTTGCTTGGCCTGGCCATGGTTATATCTTTAATACTTACGATATGCATCCTCAAATATATAGAACTTTCCCCGTTGGGAGAAACTTCCAGGGAGCGGGTCATCATAGCAACAGCAGCCCGCAATTTGAAGTGGGGTGAAATCCTTACCAAGGAATTGATCAAAGGAGCACCTTTCCTGAAGGAAAGCCTGCCAACAGATAAGAAAACAGGCAAGAACTTGTTTTTTACCGATCCCTCCAAACTGGTGAACCGAATCATTCGCTATCCAGTCAAAGCAGGCGAGCCGATACTGGAATCCAGATTAGCTCCCATTACCTCAGACAGCGGTGGAATGGCTGCGGTAATTGACAAGGAAAAACGGGCTATGGCGGTAAAGGTGGACAAAGTTATTGGTGTATCCGGCTTTATCTTCCCCGGTCATCGGGTGGACGTCCTGGTAACCTTAAGGGAGCAGGATCCGGAGAAGAGGGATAGCGGCCCCATAACCAAGACCGTGCTTGAAAACATCCAGGTTCTGGCTTCCGGTACACAAATGGCTGTTGAGACAGAAGTAGGTCGGGATGGCAAAAAACAGGAAAAAGCTGTCGAGGTGGATGTTATCACTCTTGAGGTGACGCCGGATGAAGGAGAAAAGCTGGCTCTGGCCGCTACCGAGGGCAAGATTCAGTTGGCACTTCGAAGTTGCAGCAATATCGCGTTCATCCCCACCAGGGGGATAACCATACCGGACCTTCTGGCCTCGTGCAGGGACAGTAACGCTCCGCAGCTCAAGCCAGTGGTAAAAACAGGAAAGATAGTTAAGAAGAGGGGGACAGGGAAAAAGGGCGGTAAAAAGGTGGCTGGACTCCTCGCCCTCCCCCCGACATCGGTCAAATCGCCGTTTACCGTTGAATTGATTAAGGGAGATAAGATTAGTGAGGTGACATTTGAATAG
- a CDS encoding pyridoxine 5'-phosphate synthase — protein MTRLGVNIDHVANIREARKATQPDLIAAAVMVEMAGADGITVHLRQDRRHIQDRDLRLLREVVQTRLNLEICPENEMIDIALAIKPDMVTLVPEKPNEVTTEGGLDIERQKDALAQRVRALRESGITVSIFIDPDLSQIKLARKIDAQYVELHTGLYAAAKAPAHQGEELERIQQAARLAKKLNLGVNAGHDLTYRNVTPIAAIEEIEELNIGHNIVARAVFVGLEQAVKEMLTLIR, from the coding sequence ATGACCAGATTAGGAGTTAATATCGACCATGTGGCCAACATCCGGGAAGCCAGGAAAGCGACCCAGCCGGACCTGATTGCGGCGGCTGTGATGGTGGAAATGGCCGGTGCGGATGGCATTACCGTACACCTTCGGCAGGACCGCCGGCACATTCAGGACCGGGACCTTCGGCTCCTGCGTGAAGTTGTGCAAACCCGCCTCAACCTCGAGATATGTCCTGAAAACGAGATGATCGATATTGCCCTGGCAATCAAGCCGGACATGGTCACCCTGGTCCCGGAAAAACCCAATGAAGTGACCACCGAGGGCGGACTGGATATCGAACGGCAGAAAGACGCTCTGGCCCAGCGGGTCAGAGCTCTCAGGGAATCCGGAATTACCGTCAGTATATTTATCGATCCTGACCTGTCACAGATAAAGCTGGCCCGCAAGATCGATGCCCAATACGTCGAGCTTCATACCGGCCTGTATGCTGCGGCCAAGGCCCCGGCCCACCAGGGTGAGGAACTTGAGCGCATCCAGCAGGCAGCCAGACTGGCCAAAAAGCTGAACCTCGGAGTCAACGCCGGCCATGATCTGACCTACCGGAATGTCACCCCGATTGCAGCTATCGAGGAAATCGAAGAGCTCAATATCGGGCACAACATCGTAGCCCGCGCCGTCTTTGTCGGCCTGGAGCAGGCGGTCAAAGAAATGCTCACCCTGATTCGATGA
- a CDS encoding Tad domain-containing protein, with protein sequence MKEERGVIGIIVVILLGAGILTGIAALVIDGPILSIVRNELQTIADATVLRGAGILGDIYKDMKPWEQQGYICEAEDQADIREAVRYVAGLNSAAGEAITIADSDIKIGIWDWKEPDPKQRFKETLNQPDAVRVIVRKDGSTPGNSPVATFFARFFSMKAAPAIAYATSSLIFQHTMSPGSLSLTVGVSERIIDDPSYNGKEIWLSPYFDESQGDYHNWFIGWHTYDMTPSFHNFKWLMEAVLSGEFTSPEVKVNDTCNFVNVEEIHGASNFFPMKKFFDDMKGRNDGEDDADNDPETWTMKAVIYEDEPAAGENPPVGGKKIAGFTLITLTEIINYSGQAGTEYGIRARFSATPRAIRSNFAGLVE encoded by the coding sequence ATGAAGGAAGAAAGGGGCGTAATAGGCATTATCGTAGTTATACTTTTAGGCGCAGGGATCCTGACAGGCATTGCTGCCCTGGTGATCGATGGGCCCATTCTAAGTATCGTCAGAAACGAGCTTCAGACTATAGCAGATGCCACAGTACTGCGCGGTGCCGGAATTCTGGGAGACATTTATAAAGATATGAAACCCTGGGAGCAGCAGGGGTATATTTGTGAGGCAGAAGATCAGGCGGATATCAGAGAAGCTGTTCGGTATGTAGCAGGGCTGAACAGTGCAGCAGGGGAAGCCATCACCATTGCTGACAGCGATATAAAAATCGGCATCTGGGATTGGAAGGAGCCGGACCCGAAGCAACGATTTAAGGAAACTTTGAATCAACCGGATGCAGTAAGAGTAATAGTCCGCAAAGACGGCAGTACCCCTGGCAATAGCCCGGTAGCTACCTTTTTTGCCAGGTTTTTCAGTATGAAAGCTGCCCCTGCCATTGCTTACGCCACGTCTTCCCTGATTTTTCAGCATACAATGAGTCCGGGGAGCCTCTCGTTAACGGTCGGAGTATCCGAACGCATTATTGATGACCCGAGTTACAATGGTAAAGAGATATGGCTTTCCCCTTACTTTGATGAAAGTCAGGGCGATTACCATAACTGGTTTATCGGATGGCATACCTACGATATGACCCCCAGTTTCCATAACTTTAAATGGCTTATGGAGGCTGTACTCAGTGGAGAATTTACCAGTCCGGAGGTAAAGGTAAACGATACATGCAATTTTGTAAACGTGGAGGAGATTCATGGTGCTTCTAATTTTTTCCCGATGAAAAAGTTTTTCGATGATATGAAGGGAAGAAACGATGGGGAAGACGATGCTGATAACGATCCGGAGACCTGGACAATGAAAGCTGTGATTTATGAGGATGAGCCTGCCGCAGGAGAAAATCCACCCGTGGGGGGAAAGAAAATTGCAGGATTTACCTTAATTACCTTGACCGAGATTATAAACTATAGTGGACAAGCGGGAACAGAATATGGAATACGTGCTCGATTTAGTGCTACGCCGAGAGCCATTAGGAGCAACTTTGCCGGGCTGGTCGAGTGA
- a CDS encoding prepilin peptidase, which translates to MEPRITEAFPIVYLAIILPVAATGDILSRKIPNWLTFSTMVTGIIYHTWTEGWKGLLSSAAGVAIGLGLLIIFYLSGGMGAGDVKLMGAVGSLVGPKGVFSAFLGTALFGGVYAIVIAMLHGQVQNMIGRYGAMVKTFFYTRQIAYIPASRGEKGPALYYGLAIAFGTLLSVLGRII; encoded by the coding sequence ATGGAACCAAGGATAACTGAAGCATTTCCCATAGTATACTTAGCCATTATACTGCCTGTGGCTGCCACAGGTGACATTTTATCCCGGAAAATTCCCAACTGGCTCACATTTTCCACTATGGTAACGGGAATTATTTATCACACCTGGACGGAAGGATGGAAGGGATTGCTCTCGAGTGCAGCAGGTGTGGCAATCGGGTTGGGTCTATTAATCATTTTTTATCTGTCAGGGGGCATGGGAGCTGGTGATGTCAAGCTTATGGGGGCGGTCGGCAGCTTAGTGGGGCCGAAGGGAGTATTTTCCGCCTTTTTGGGTACTGCCCTGTTCGGCGGTGTTTATGCCATTGTCATTGCCATGCTTCATGGGCAGGTCCAAAATATGATCGGGCGATACGGAGCTATGGTGAAGACATTCTTTTATACCCGGCAGATAGCTTACATACCTGCGTCCAGGGGGGAAAAGGGACCTGCTTTGTACTATGGACTGGCCATTGCCTTCGGGACGTTACTCTCGGTCTTGGGCAGGATTATTTAA
- the ftsH gene encoding ATP-dependent zinc metalloprotease FtsH: MNNSFYKNLALWLVMGLVLILLFNLFNTPRSQVKKIIFSEFMEEVQKGNVAEIIIKGNDIQGTYQDNSRFKTFSPNDPDLIKTLRTKNIRIEAKPVDENSWFTNLFISWFPLILIIAIWIYLMRQMQGGGAKALSFGKSKAKMLSNPKQKVTFENVAGIDEARDELQEIIEFLRDPQKFQRLGGKIPKGVLLMGPPGTGKTLLARAIAGEADVPFFSISGSDFVEMFVGVGASRVRDLFEQGKKNAPCIIFVDEIDAVGRHRGAGLGGGHDEREQTLNQLLVELDGFESNEGVIIVAATNRPDVLDPALLRPGRFDRQVVVSRPDIKGREGILRVHVKNVPLTADVDLKVLSRGTPGFSGADLANLVNEAALLAARKGKDKVAMEDFEAAKDKVMMGKERKSMIISDEEKKITAYHESGHALVAMMLPGTDPIHKVTIIPRGRAMGLTQQLPLDEKHNYSSDYLLKNIAILLGGRAAEEIVLNSLSTGSGNDIERATELARKMVCEWGMSDKLGPLSFGKKEEQIFLGREFAQHRDYSEDTAILIDQEIKRIVNENYNLAKTILTTYLSQLNSLALALLEKEVLDGAEIEALVRGELQPDKKDAPPANQKVPVIEAPVAVKAFAQK, translated from the coding sequence TTGAATAATTCATTCTATAAAAATTTAGCCCTGTGGCTGGTCATGGGATTGGTCCTGATTCTGCTCTTCAACCTCTTTAATACTCCAAGGTCGCAGGTTAAAAAAATTATTTTCAGCGAGTTCATGGAGGAAGTCCAAAAGGGGAATGTAGCGGAAATTATCATCAAGGGTAATGACATTCAGGGCACTTATCAGGATAACAGCCGATTCAAGACCTTTTCTCCCAACGATCCAGACCTGATCAAGACCCTGCGGACCAAGAACATCCGGATCGAAGCTAAACCCGTGGATGAAAATTCCTGGTTTACCAATCTCTTTATTTCCTGGTTTCCCCTGATCCTGATTATTGCCATCTGGATATATCTGATGCGGCAGATGCAGGGAGGAGGGGCCAAAGCGCTTTCCTTTGGCAAGAGCAAGGCCAAGATGCTCTCCAATCCCAAGCAGAAAGTTACCTTTGAAAACGTGGCGGGCATTGATGAGGCCAGGGACGAGCTGCAGGAAATCATCGAATTTTTACGTGATCCGCAAAAATTCCAGAGACTGGGAGGAAAAATCCCCAAGGGAGTGCTGCTCATGGGGCCTCCGGGGACCGGAAAGACCCTGCTGGCCCGGGCTATCGCCGGAGAGGCGGATGTGCCCTTCTTCAGCATCAGCGGCTCCGATTTTGTGGAAATGTTTGTCGGTGTCGGTGCCTCCCGGGTGCGTGATCTGTTCGAGCAGGGGAAAAAGAATGCCCCCTGCATCATTTTCGTGGATGAGATCGATGCCGTAGGCCGTCACCGTGGCGCAGGGCTCGGCGGCGGTCATGACGAGCGGGAGCAGACCCTCAACCAACTGCTGGTCGAGCTGGATGGCTTTGAATCCAATGAAGGGGTTATTATCGTGGCTGCCACCAACAGGCCGGATGTTCTCGATCCGGCACTCCTGCGGCCCGGCAGGTTCGACCGGCAGGTAGTGGTTTCCCGTCCGGATATCAAGGGGCGTGAGGGCATTCTGAGAGTTCATGTCAAAAACGTGCCCCTGACCGCCGATGTCGATTTGAAGGTACTCTCCCGCGGAACCCCCGGGTTTTCCGGTGCTGACCTGGCCAACCTGGTCAATGAGGCGGCCCTTCTGGCGGCCAGAAAGGGCAAGGATAAAGTGGCCATGGAAGACTTCGAGGCAGCCAAGGACAAGGTCATGATGGGCAAGGAACGAAAGAGCATGATCATCAGCGACGAGGAGAAGAAGATCACTGCCTACCACGAATCCGGCCATGCTCTGGTGGCCATGATGCTGCCGGGAACAGACCCGATTCACAAGGTGACCATCATCCCCCGTGGCCGGGCCATGGGCCTGACGCAGCAGCTTCCGCTTGATGAAAAGCATAACTATTCGTCGGACTACCTGCTCAAGAACATTGCCATTCTGCTGGGCGGCAGGGCGGCTGAAGAGATCGTCCTGAACAGCCTGAGCACCGGGTCGGGCAACGATATCGAGCGGGCTACGGAACTGGCCAGAAAAATGGTCTGCGAGTGGGGAATGAGCGACAAACTCGGCCCTCTTTCGTTCGGAAAGAAGGAAGAGCAGATTTTCCTTGGCCGGGAATTTGCTCAGCACCGGGACTACAGCGAGGATACCGCCATTCTGATCGATCAGGAGATTAAGAGAATTGTGAACGAGAATTATAACCTGGCCAAGACAATTCTGACAACCTACCTGAGCCAACTGAACAGCCTGGCCCTCGCCCTGCTGGAAAAGGAAGTGCTGGATGGAGCGGAGATCGAAGCACTGGTCAGGGGTGAGCTCCAGCCGGATAAAAAAGACGCTCCTCCAGCTAACCAAAAGGTCCCGGTAATAGAAGCGCCTGTGGCTGTCAAGGCATTCGCTCAAAAATAA
- a CDS encoding type II and III secretion system protein family protein, whose protein sequence is MLDKRVREALWVIMVALCLIFPFRSRAESTDSSERVDIQEKANMNMTIPQKLTLTVGKSIIVESPHKVKRVSLADPAVADALVITPQQIYLTGKAAGVTSLTFWNDEVWNHEERVSDVFDLEVVPDISRLKEKLHEMFPREENIRVAATHDSLSLSGTVSSAACLSEVLALAESYAPRGQGGQSRVNNFLEVGGVHQVMLDVRIAEMSRSIGKKLGINFNTVNKTGKQFWISTLDNLSTISDLSPTENFKDKRLQLSSSINAIFRLYADEVPWTFLIDALKEQGLVKILAEPTLITLSGKSANFLAGGEYPIPVPQQDGIAIEYKKFGVGLEFTPTVLSSGKINMEVTPESSELDFTNALAYAGFIVPSLTTRRVSTMIELGDGQSFAIAGLLKNDAREIVRKFPLLGDIPILGSLFRSSLFQKNETELIIIVTPHLVKPLDLARQTLPTDEYIEPDDFEFYLEGAMEGRGEGPSAANHSDLPSILPRIEGEVMSGGSGLEGNFGHIQP, encoded by the coding sequence GTGCTCGATAAACGGGTGAGAGAAGCTCTTTGGGTGATTATGGTGGCCTTGTGTCTCATTTTTCCTTTTCGAAGCCGGGCAGAGAGCACCGACAGTTCGGAAAGGGTTGATATCCAGGAAAAGGCGAATATGAACATGACTATTCCCCAGAAACTGACCCTGACGGTGGGAAAATCAATTATCGTTGAAAGTCCCCACAAGGTGAAGCGGGTATCTCTGGCTGATCCTGCAGTGGCTGATGCCCTGGTAATCACACCGCAGCAGATTTATCTTACCGGCAAGGCTGCCGGAGTGACCAGCCTTACATTCTGGAATGATGAGGTCTGGAATCACGAGGAAAGGGTCAGCGATGTTTTCGATCTTGAGGTTGTCCCGGACATAAGCCGGTTGAAAGAGAAACTCCATGAAATGTTCCCCAGGGAAGAGAATATCCGGGTGGCAGCTACCCATGACAGTCTCAGCCTGTCAGGCACTGTTTCCAGTGCTGCCTGCCTGTCCGAGGTACTGGCTCTGGCCGAGTCGTATGCTCCCAGGGGACAGGGCGGGCAGTCCAGGGTCAATAATTTTCTCGAGGTTGGAGGTGTACACCAGGTGATGCTCGATGTCCGGATAGCTGAGATGTCCCGCAGTATAGGCAAAAAGCTGGGCATTAATTTTAATACCGTAAATAAAACCGGAAAGCAGTTCTGGATAAGCACTCTCGATAACCTATCGACGATTTCCGACCTTTCGCCAACTGAAAATTTCAAAGACAAGAGATTGCAGCTATCATCAAGCATCAACGCCATTTTCCGCCTGTATGCCGATGAAGTCCCGTGGACCTTTCTTATCGATGCCCTGAAGGAACAGGGCCTGGTAAAAATCCTGGCAGAACCGACGCTGATCACCTTAAGCGGTAAATCCGCCAATTTCCTTGCTGGAGGCGAGTATCCTATCCCGGTACCGCAACAGGACGGCATTGCGATAGAATATAAAAAATTCGGGGTTGGACTGGAATTTACCCCTACGGTATTGAGCAGCGGGAAAATCAATATGGAGGTGACTCCTGAATCATCTGAGCTCGATTTCACCAATGCTCTGGCTTACGCGGGATTTATCGTGCCATCCCTGACTACCAGGCGCGTTTCAACCATGATCGAGCTGGGCGACGGGCAGAGCTTTGCCATTGCCGGCCTTCTGAAGAATGACGCCCGTGAAATTGTCCGGAAATTTCCTCTCCTGGGTGATATTCCGATCCTGGGTTCGCTTTTTCGGAGCAGCTTGTTTCAGAAAAATGAGACCGAGCTGATTATCATTGTTACTCCTCATCTGGTAAAACCGCTTGATTTAGCCAGACAGACACTGCCTACGGATGAATATATCGAGCCGGATGACTTTGAGTTTTACCTGGAAGGGGCAATGGAAGGAAGGGGGGAAGGGCCTTCCGCTGCCAATCATTCGGACCTGCCTTCAATCCTGCCCCGTATCGAGGGAGAAGTTATGTCAGGCGGGAGCGGGCTGGAAGGAAATTTCGGGCATATACAACCTTAG
- the folP gene encoding dihydropteroate synthase, translating into MEKRKEYSLVLHDRTIRLGSRTCIMGILNVTPDSFSDGGQFLGRDQAIRRAGQMVEEGADIIDIGAESTRPGSMPISAEEEIARLKPLISHLRKEIPVPLSIDTYKAAVAQAMLDEGVHLINDISGLRFDPQMAAVVGRFKAAVVLMHIQGTPRDMQKNPFYQHLIPEIADYLHQSIETALEAGILSEQIIVDPGIGFGKTLLHNLEIIQRLGEFRSLDKPVLLGPSRKSFIGKVLDLPVEDRIEGTAAAVAAGIMNGAHLVRVHDVKAMVRVARMMDAILEPQQVAVKG; encoded by the coding sequence ATGGAAAAGAGGAAAGAATACTCTCTTGTGCTCCATGACCGGACCATTCGGCTTGGATCACGAACCTGCATCATGGGCATCCTGAACGTCACTCCCGATTCTTTTTCCGACGGGGGGCAGTTCCTCGGCCGTGACCAGGCCATCCGCCGGGCCGGTCAGATGGTTGAAGAGGGAGCGGATATCATTGACATTGGTGCGGAATCCACCCGCCCGGGCTCAATGCCCATATCGGCTGAGGAGGAAATTGCGCGGCTGAAGCCGCTCATTTCCCATCTGCGAAAAGAGATCCCGGTTCCCCTGTCCATCGATACATACAAAGCTGCGGTGGCACAAGCCATGCTTGATGAAGGGGTTCACCTGATTAACGATATCAGCGGCCTGCGCTTTGATCCACAGATGGCCGCTGTTGTGGGGAGGTTTAAGGCCGCTGTGGTTCTGATGCATATTCAGGGAACGCCCCGTGATATGCAAAAGAATCCCTTTTACCAGCATCTTATCCCGGAAATAGCAGACTATCTGCACCAGAGCATTGAGACAGCCCTGGAGGCCGGTATCCTGTCTGAGCAGATCATCGTGGACCCCGGAATCGGCTTTGGAAAAACGCTCCTCCATAACCTTGAGATCATTCAAAGGCTTGGGGAATTTCGTTCCCTGGACAAGCCGGTCCTGCTTGGCCCATCCCGCAAATCCTTTATTGGTAAGGTCCTGGATCTTCCGGTGGAGGACCGGATCGAGGGGACTGCGGCTGCCGTTGCCGCCGGGATCATGAACGGGGCTCATCTGGTTCGCGTCCATGATGTCAAGGCCATGGTCCGGGTAGCCCGGATGATGGATGCCATCCTGGAGCCGCAGCAGGTTGCGGTGAAGGGATGA
- a CDS encoding TadE family protein, which yields MGKLRGEKGSVAVEFAILMPLLFVFIFGIIEFGLALCNKQIITNACREGARRGIVYPAGSVSDDEIKETVSYYLQPLMPLDGVIDVDHPEGQMPGKPLYVTATYRYDFWALDSFIPGLGDSLTLSSQAVMIYE from the coding sequence ATGGGAAAACTTAGAGGCGAAAAAGGCAGTGTGGCCGTTGAGTTTGCTATTCTCATGCCGCTGCTGTTCGTTTTTATTTTCGGTATAATCGAATTTGGTTTAGCTCTATGTAATAAACAGATCATTACCAATGCATGCAGGGAAGGAGCACGGCGAGGAATCGTGTATCCGGCCGGATCGGTAAGTGATGATGAGATAAAGGAGACGGTGAGTTATTATTTGCAGCCTCTTATGCCCTTGGACGGGGTGATTGATGTTGACCATCCTGAGGGCCAAATGCCGGGGAAACCTCTCTACGTTACGGCAACTTACAGATACGATTTTTGGGCCCTTGACTCGTTTATCCCCGGTCTTGGTGACTCACTTACCTTAAGCTCCCAGGCGGTGATGATATATGAATAA
- a CDS encoding Flp family type IVb pilin: protein MDKLMRFLKDEEGAGAVEYALLLGLIALAILVGAGALGINLNQYFQDIANRIPSFPR, encoded by the coding sequence ATGGACAAATTGATGAGATTTTTGAAAGATGAAGAAGGAGCCGGCGCTGTTGAGTATGCTTTGCTTCTTGGCTTGATCGCTCTTGCGATTCTCGTCGGGGCAGGCGCATTGGGTATTAACTTAAACCAATATTTTCAGGACATAGCTAATAGAATACCTTCTTTTCCAAGATAG
- a CDS encoding Flp family type IVb pilin: protein MDKMIKFLKNEDGAVALEYALLVGLIALAMTIGAGSLGRSLNTYFGAISKCIPDLPR, encoded by the coding sequence ATGGATAAAATGATAAAATTTTTAAAAAATGAAGATGGAGCAGTCGCTCTTGAATATGCTTTGCTTGTTGGATTGATCGCTCTGGCCATGACAATAGGGGCGGGCTCATTGGGTCGTAGCCTGAACACATATTTTGGTGCCATATCTAAGTGTATACCTGATTTACCGAGATAG
- a CDS encoding AAA family ATPase, with the protein MPENSISVRIKSKTQKIREELEEIISSVEGFYLQRVESSEPCDLLIMEMGDDPSEEFRIMNDLQSLGIVGEVFLTSQDTNPETLLKALRTGVREFFPQPFRKEEVQSALNQFRERFRERKEQGKAQPKKEKIINILGSKGGVGTTTVAVNLAVSLAESGGSQSVALLDMSPPFGDVSLFLGIKPAYDWAEAVRNISRLDTAYLTSIFFRHSSGVYVLPSPSRLPLVPPPKLHEEEKATPDEIMGTILEQIRKMFDFVIVDSGQSLEGMARGTLRLADTVLMVTSLSLPSLINVKRILSTFRDLGFPAEKNVQILVNRLQKNSTVSLKEAEASIKKKFLWSIPNNYQLTMSAINQGKPLSALDSGAEISRKFKELSDLLSGRDEGEGKEGLTGFKLPKWLTKVSGGAPIFSRTPTSGGN; encoded by the coding sequence ATGCCTGAAAACAGCATTTCAGTGAGAATCAAAAGCAAGACGCAGAAGATACGGGAGGAATTGGAAGAAATCATCTCTTCGGTGGAAGGATTTTATCTCCAGAGAGTTGAAAGCTCCGAGCCGTGCGACCTTCTGATCATGGAAATGGGAGATGATCCATCGGAGGAATTCAGGATCATGAATGATCTTCAATCTTTGGGCATAGTCGGAGAGGTTTTCCTGACCTCGCAGGACACCAATCCTGAAACCCTGCTGAAAGCCCTGCGGACCGGAGTGAGGGAGTTTTTCCCGCAGCCATTTCGAAAAGAAGAGGTCCAAAGTGCTCTTAATCAATTCAGGGAGCGATTCAGGGAGCGCAAGGAGCAGGGCAAGGCTCAACCGAAGAAAGAGAAAATAATCAATATCCTGGGAAGCAAAGGCGGAGTGGGGACAACTACGGTGGCGGTAAACCTTGCTGTCAGCCTGGCTGAATCAGGAGGCTCTCAGTCAGTGGCTCTTCTCGATATGAGCCCTCCTTTCGGAGATGTATCGCTTTTTCTGGGTATCAAGCCTGCCTATGATTGGGCAGAGGCTGTCAGGAATATTTCCCGGCTGGATACTGCCTATCTGACCAGTATATTTTTTCGGCACTCTTCAGGAGTCTATGTGCTGCCATCTCCCTCCAGACTGCCTCTGGTACCGCCGCCCAAACTGCATGAAGAAGAGAAAGCGACTCCTGATGAGATCATGGGGACCATCCTTGAGCAGATCCGCAAGATGTTCGATTTTGTTATCGTAGACAGCGGGCAATCCCTTGAGGGAATGGCCAGAGGGACTCTCCGGCTGGCGGATACGGTCCTCATGGTCACTTCGCTCAGCCTTCCCTCTCTCATTAATGTTAAAAGAATCCTATCGACCTTTCGTGACCTCGGTTTTCCTGCTGAAAAGAACGTCCAGATACTGGTGAACCGGCTCCAGAAAAACTCCACGGTCTCATTGAAAGAGGCGGAGGCAAGTATCAAGAAAAAGTTTTTGTGGAGTATTCCCAATAATTACCAACTGACCATGAGCGCCATAAATCAGGGAAAGCCTCTTTCCGCTCTGGACTCCGGCGCTGAGATATCACGGAAATTCAAAGAACTGTCTGACCTGCTTTCCGGCAGGGACGAAGGTGAAGGGAAAGAGGGCCTGACCGGTTTCAAGCTGCCAAAATGGCTGACAAAAGTCAGCGGCGGTGCCCCTATCTTTTCCCGTACACCAACATCCGGTGGAAATTAG